A section of the bacterium genome encodes:
- the trpB gene encoding tryptophan synthase subunit beta: MRQRGRFGDYGGFYVPEILMPALEELEAAFLAARRDPAFRAELKRLLAEYAGRPTPITLCENLSRHAGWPIALKREDLVHGGAHKTNQVLGQALLARRMGKRRLIAETGAGQHGVATAMMGALFGMPTDVYMGALDVERQALNVFRMRLMGARVIPVESGSRTLKDAINEALRDWATNVRDTHYLLGTVAGPHPYPTLVGEFQRVIGREAKRQFAARFGGAPRAVLACVGGGSNAIGLFKDFIPTKAEIHGIEAGGRGLASGAHGATLQKGTPGILHGAYSYLLHDAHGQITETHSVSAGLDYPGVGPEHSALKDAGRARYWSVTDAEALAAFRLLAETEGIVPALESAHAVAGALKLARRYAREAGLAKADWKKKLKQAILVGLSGRGDKDMETARRLFPELG; this comes from the coding sequence CGCCGCGACCCGGCCTTCCGCGCCGAGCTGAAGCGCCTGCTCGCCGAGTACGCCGGCCGGCCGACGCCGATCACGCTGTGCGAGAACCTGAGCCGGCACGCCGGCTGGCCCATCGCGCTCAAGCGCGAGGACCTCGTCCACGGCGGCGCGCACAAGACGAACCAGGTGCTGGGCCAGGCCCTGCTCGCCCGCCGCATGGGCAAGCGGCGCCTCATCGCCGAGACGGGCGCCGGCCAGCACGGCGTCGCCACTGCCATGATGGGCGCCCTCTTCGGCATGCCCACGGACGTCTACATGGGCGCGCTCGATGTCGAGCGGCAGGCCCTCAATGTATTCCGCATGCGCCTGATGGGCGCGCGGGTGATCCCGGTGGAGTCCGGCAGCCGCACGCTGAAGGACGCCATCAACGAGGCCCTGCGCGACTGGGCGACGAACGTGCGCGACACGCACTACCTGCTCGGCACCGTCGCCGGGCCGCACCCCTATCCAACGCTGGTGGGCGAGTTCCAGCGCGTCATCGGCCGCGAGGCGAAGCGGCAGTTCGCCGCCCGCTTCGGCGGCGCGCCGCGCGCGGTGCTGGCCTGCGTGGGCGGGGGGAGCAACGCCATCGGCCTCTTCAAGGACTTCATTCCCACGAAGGCCGAGATCCACGGCATCGAGGCGGGCGGCAGGGGCCTCGCGAGCGGCGCGCACGGCGCGACCTTGCAGAAGGGCACGCCCGGCATCCTGCACGGCGCCTACAGCTACCTGCTCCACGACGCGCACGGCCAGATCACCGAGACGCACAGCGTGAGCGCGGGCCTGGACTACCCCGGCGTCGGCCCCGAGCACAGCGCGCTCAAGGACGCGGGGCGCGCGCGCTACTGGTCCGTCACCGACGCCGAAGCCCTGGCCGCGTTCCGCCTGCTCGCCGAGACCGAGGGCATCGTGCCCGCGCTCGAGAGCGCGCACGCCGTGGCCGGCGCGCTCAAGCTCGCGCGGCGCTATGCGCGCGAGGCGGGCCTTGCCAAGGCCGATTGGAAGAAGAAGCTGAAGCAGGCCATCCTCGTCGGCCTCTCCGGCCGCGGCGACAAGGACATGGAGACCGCGCGGCGGCTCTTCCCGGAACTGGGCTAG